Proteins co-encoded in one Candidatus Zixiibacteriota bacterium genomic window:
- a CDS encoding metallophosphoesterase family protein encodes MRCALVSDIHANLEALEAVLRDIDTLRVDQIFSLGDVIGYGADPAACVALVEKHCAVKLMGNHEYVSLGLTDMKKLNTIARESLTWTKSQLGDRSLSDISKYEIEAHTDTNYFVHASPFEPEKWHYILSIDDAAQAFHNLENRMCFFGHTHVPLIFSEIDTSSIRCRTGHSFQPDEECRHLINVGSVGQPRDNDPRACYVLYDTDEQDVEYRRVEYDVQRTQQKMIQANIPRVLAERLETGR; translated from the coding sequence ATGAGGTGTGCTCTCGTCTCTGACATCCACGCCAATCTTGAAGCGCTCGAAGCCGTCCTTCGGGATATCGACACTCTCCGCGTTGACCAGATATTCTCCCTTGGCGATGTTATCGGCTATGGAGCCGACCCGGCGGCCTGTGTGGCGTTGGTCGAAAAACATTGCGCGGTGAAACTCATGGGCAACCATGAATATGTCTCGCTCGGTCTGACGGATATGAAGAAACTCAATACGATTGCCCGCGAATCACTTACCTGGACAAAATCCCAGCTTGGAGATCGCTCCCTTTCCGATATCTCAAAGTATGAAATCGAAGCGCACACCGACACCAATTACTTTGTGCATGCTTCCCCTTTTGAGCCGGAGAAATGGCACTATATTCTCTCTATTGACGATGCCGCCCAGGCTTTTCATAACCTGGAAAATCGGATGTGCTTTTTCGGCCATACTCATGTACCGCTCATCTTTTCAGAAATCGACACGTCGTCCATCCGTTGCCGAACCGGACACAGTTTTCAACCTGATGAAGAATGCCGCCATCTTATAAATGTCGGCTCCGTCGGACAGCCGAGAGATAACGACCCAAGAGCATGCTATGTGCTCTATGACACCGATGAACAGGATGTTGAATATCGACGCGTCGAATATGATGTCCAGCGGACACAGCAAAAAATGATTCAAGCAAATATTCCGCGAGTCTTGGCGGAACGCTTGGAGACCGGTCGTTAA